From a region of the Candidatus Fusobacterium pullicola genome:
- a CDS encoding LytR C-terminal domain-containing protein, protein MNRRVRAIFTVIFVIVVLGGFLFINSMRKNPELDKNSSYLIIGKENLIAVYQDKLAVRIPYGINIDKDKTFKDLVDNKNEEEILKTVNKLLPVPLNNYMRVKFGQVQLNVKNAKNIPETTVDNKRYIVTSSLHSMYETLYNEQKNKNELNENIIVDVLNANGINGYARRTGENIKNKLGMKYNAANYEKNLEESYIILNDISNEKAEEIVMQLNEKYFKIQQVPTIPTLANVVVILGQEKNIDFTIEVLGENSTTIQNVSDELKREGYKKVEIEKDKVKADNAFVEYASEDYFIAYKIAKKLNISNFIENNNLKNKIRVITK, encoded by the coding sequence ATGAATAGAAGGGTAAGAGCAATATTTACAGTTATTTTTGTAATAGTTGTATTAGGTGGATTTCTTTTTATAAATTCTATGAGAAAGAATCCTGAATTAGATAAAAATAGCAGTTACTTGATAATAGGAAAAGAGAATCTAATAGCTGTATATCAAGATAAGTTAGCAGTAAGAATACCTTATGGAATCAATATAGATAAGGATAAAACATTTAAAGATTTAGTAGATAATAAGAATGAGGAGGAGATTTTAAAAACTGTAAATAAACTTCTTCCAGTTCCATTAAATAACTATATGAGAGTTAAGTTCGGACAAGTTCAATTAAATGTTAAAAATGCTAAAAATATTCCAGAAACTACTGTTGATAATAAGAGATATATAGTAACTTCTAGTTTACACTCAATGTATGAAACTTTATATAATGAACAAAAGAATAAAAATGAATTAAATGAGAATATAATAGTAGATGTATTAAATGCTAATGGTATAAATGGATATGCTAGAAGAACTGGAGAAAACATAAAAAATAAATTAGGAATGAAATATAATGCAGCTAACTATGAGAAAAATTTAGAGGAAAGTTATATCATATTAAATGATATCTCAAATGAAAAAGCTGAAGAGATAGTTATGCAACTTAATGAGAAATATTTCAAAATTCAACAGGTTCCAACAATTCCAACTTTAGCTAATGTAGTAGTAATTTTAGGACAGGAGAAAAATATAGATTTTACGATAGAGGTTCTTGGAGAGAATAGCACAACTATTCAAAATGTAAGTGATGAATTAAAAAGAGAAGGGTATAAAAAGGTTGAAATAGAAAAAGATAAGGTAAAGGCAGATAATGCTTTCGTGGAATATGCTTCAGAAGATTATTTTATAGCTTATAAAATAGCTAAAAAATTGAATATAAGTAATTTTATAGAGAATAATAACCTAAAAAATAAAATAAGAGTAATAACAAAGTAG
- a CDS encoding 16S rRNA (uracil(1498)-N(3))-methyltransferase has translation MISVIISEENIQDNKIIIDDKGDVNHLKNVFRVKIDEKIRAVDGEKEYICRVIELEKKSVTLVIDKIFEDRFSTKVRIDAAVGILKNDKMDLTIQKLTEIGINRIIPLNTKRGIAKVNEKKDKWDLIVKEALKQCQGVKPLIIEEVTKIEKLKLEDYDLVIVPYECEEEYTLKNLLKKQTKEIEKVLYIIGPEGGFDIEEIEYLKQNGANIVTLGKRILRAETASIVVGGVLINEFQ, from the coding sequence GTGATAAGTGTTATAATATCAGAAGAGAATATTCAAGATAATAAAATTATAATAGATGATAAGGGCGATGTAAATCATCTAAAAAATGTTTTTAGAGTAAAAATAGATGAAAAAATAAGAGCTGTAGATGGTGAAAAAGAGTATATTTGCAGAGTTATAGAGTTGGAAAAAAAGAGTGTGACTCTTGTTATTGATAAAATTTTTGAGGATAGATTTTCTACAAAGGTAAGAATAGATGCAGCCGTTGGAATTTTAAAAAATGATAAAATGGATCTGACTATTCAAAAACTTACTGAGATAGGGATAAATAGAATAATACCTTTGAATACAAAAAGAGGGATAGCAAAGGTAAATGAAAAAAAAGATAAATGGGATTTAATTGTAAAAGAGGCTTTGAAACAGTGTCAAGGGGTAAAGCCTTTAATTATCGAAGAGGTAACAAAAATTGAGAAATTGAAGCTGGAAGATTATGACTTAGTAATTGTTCCTTATGAGTGTGAAGAGGAGTATACATTAAAAAATCTCTTAAAAAAACAGACTAAAGAGATAGAAAAAGTTTTGTATATAATAGGACCAGAGGGTGGTTTTGATATAGAGGAGATAGAGTATCTAAAACAAAATGGTGCTAATATAGTTACACTGGGTAAAAGGATTCTAAGGGCAGAAACAGCTTCTATTGTAGTAGGAGGAGTTTTAATCAATGAATTTCAATAA
- a CDS encoding KpsF/GutQ family sugar-phosphate isomerase, whose protein sequence is MMEFNEVDYARSVFDAEIEELQRVKNSLDGDIKKVVNLILESKGKVVVTGIGKSGLIGKKIAATLASTGTTAIFMNSAEGLHGDLGMIASDDVVLAISNSGNSDEIVSLLPSIQKIGAKLVAMTGNRNSKLGRVADYVLNIGVSREGCPLNLAPMSSATATLVMGDALAAILIKRRDFKPENFAVYHPGGSLGRRLLMRVRDIMKKGEEIPVCDKETPIKNVILTMTDKSLGAVCVMNGDLMVGIITEGDIRRALTKEGEFFTFKAKDIMTRNFTKTDSESMAIDALELMENRPSQITVLPVIDDNKLVGIVRVHDLLNVVG, encoded by the coding sequence ATTATGGAATTTAATGAAGTAGATTATGCAAGAAGTGTATTTGATGCAGAGATAGAGGAGTTACAAAGAGTAAAAAACTCTTTAGATGGAGATATTAAAAAAGTTGTAAACTTAATACTAGAATCTAAGGGTAAAGTAGTAGTTACAGGAATAGGTAAATCTGGATTGATAGGTAAAAAGATAGCGGCTACACTAGCTTCAACAGGAACAACAGCTATATTTATGAATTCAGCTGAGGGACTTCATGGGGATTTGGGAATGATAGCTTCTGATGATGTGGTACTAGCTATATCAAATAGTGGGAATAGTGATGAGATAGTCTCTCTTCTTCCATCTATCCAAAAGATAGGAGCAAAACTAGTAGCTATGACAGGAAATAGAAATTCGAAATTAGGAAGAGTAGCAGATTATGTATTAAATATAGGGGTTAGTAGAGAAGGATGTCCTTTAAATCTAGCTCCAATGTCATCAGCAACAGCTACTTTAGTTATGGGAGATGCTTTAGCAGCTATACTTATAAAGAGAAGAGATTTCAAACCAGAAAACTTTGCTGTATATCATCCAGGAGGAAGTTTAGGAAGAAGACTTCTTATGAGAGTTAGAGATATAATGAAAAAAGGTGAAGAAATACCAGTATGTGATAAGGAGACTCCAATAAAAAATGTAATACTTACAATGACAGATAAGAGTTTAGGAGCTGTATGTGTTATGAATGGAGATCTGATGGTTGGAATTATCACCGAAGGAGATATAAGAAGAGCCTTAACAAAAGAGGGAGAGTTTTTTACTTTTAAAGCAAAGGATATAATGACGAGAAACTTTACAAAGACAGATTCAGAGAGCATGGCAATAGATGCTTTAGAACTTATGGAGAACAGACCAAGTCAGATAACAGTACTTCCAGTTATAGATGATAATAAATTAGTAGGTATTGTAAGAGTGCATGACCTATTGAATGTAGTAGGATAA
- a CDS encoding UDP-N-acetylmuramoyl-L-alanyl-D-glutamate--2,6-diaminopimelate ligase, producing the protein MEELLLGLEYEVLQKGSCKVDYSGMEYDSRKVTEGDIFVALEGAVSDGHDYINQAIARGAKGVLVSKKVQTDFPCECILVKDLRKNLGKIASNFYNYPQRKLKIIGITGTNGKTTSTYLLESILGAERVARIGTVEYKIGDEIIEAPNTTPESLDVVKLCKKAVDKGLEYLVMEVSSHALSLGRVDMLEFDVASFTNLTLDHLDYHKNMDNYFEAKRKLFTMLKKSGSDSINIDDQYGDKLYKEFGGYSYSLTKPADLTGEILEFHSDGQLVRLNLLGDIFEEKLSILGRYNLYNVLGVIGIALQLGIEKERILERIRDTKGAPGRFELVNCGQDFIVVVDYAHTGDALENILNSINELKKGRVITVFGCGGDRDATKRPIMGGIAQRLSDIAILTSDNPRTEDPHSIIEDVKKGMSGDNYLVEEDREKAIMKAIEIAQKNDIILIAGKGHETYQILGRKKIHFDDREIARREIVRRKMRG; encoded by the coding sequence ATGGAAGAATTACTGCTTGGATTAGAGTATGAGGTGTTACAAAAAGGAAGTTGCAAGGTAGATTATAGTGGAATGGAGTATGACTCTAGAAAAGTAACAGAGGGAGATATTTTTGTTGCTTTAGAGGGAGCTGTATCTGATGGGCATGATTATATAAACCAAGCAATAGCAAGAGGAGCAAAGGGAGTATTAGTTTCTAAAAAAGTTCAAACAGATTTTCCTTGTGAATGCATTTTAGTAAAAGATTTAAGAAAAAATCTAGGAAAGATAGCTTCAAATTTTTATAATTATCCCCAAAGGAAATTAAAGATTATAGGAATAACAGGGACAAACGGAAAAACAACATCTACTTATCTTTTAGAATCTATTTTAGGAGCAGAGAGGGTTGCTAGAATTGGAACGGTTGAATATAAGATAGGAGATGAGATAATAGAAGCTCCAAACACAACTCCAGAATCTCTAGATGTAGTTAAGCTTTGTAAAAAAGCTGTAGATAAAGGATTAGAATATTTAGTTATGGAAGTAAGTTCACATGCACTATCTTTAGGAAGAGTTGATATGTTGGAGTTTGATGTAGCTTCATTTACAAACCTTACTTTAGACCATTTAGATTATCATAAAAATATGGATAACTACTTTGAAGCTAAGAGAAAACTTTTTACAATGTTAAAAAAGAGTGGAAGTGACTCTATAAATATAGATGATCAGTATGGAGATAAGCTTTATAAAGAGTTTGGAGGATATTCATACTCATTGACTAAGCCAGCAGACTTAACGGGAGAGATACTAGAGTTTCATAGTGATGGCCAATTAGTAAGATTGAATTTATTAGGAGATATATTTGAAGAGAAACTATCTATATTAGGAAGATACAATCTGTACAATGTATTGGGAGTAATAGGAATAGCTCTTCAATTAGGAATAGAGAAAGAGAGAATTTTAGAAAGAATAAGAGATACAAAGGGAGCTCCTGGAAGATTTGAGTTAGTAAACTGTGGGCAGGATTTTATTGTAGTAGTTGATTATGCTCATACTGGAGATGCCTTAGAGAATATTTTAAATAGCATAAATGAATTAAAAAAAGGAAGAGTTATAACTGTTTTTGGTTGTGGTGGAGATAGAGATGCTACTAAAAGACCAATTATGGGAGGAATAGCTCAAAGATTGAGTGATATAGCTATACTTACATCAGATAATCCAAGAACTGAAGATCCGCACTCAATAATAGAAGATGTAAAGAAGGGTATGAGTGGAGATAATTATTTAGTAGAAGAGGATAGAGAGAAAGCTATAATGAAAGCTATTGAGATAGCACAAAAGAATGATATAATTCTAATTGCTGGTAAGGGGCATGAGACTTACCAGATACTTGGAAGAAAGAAGATTCACTTTGATGATAGAGAGATAGCGAGAAGAGAGATAGTAAGAAGAAAGATGAGAGGATAA
- the kdsA gene encoding 3-deoxy-8-phosphooctulonate synthase: MIDKVKVVKVGDKVEIGGNKRFALIAGPCVIESEELVMEIAGKIKDICDRLGIQYIFKASFDKANRSSIHSFRGPGLEKGLEILKKVKERYNLPVITDVHETWQCKKVAEVVDILQIPAFLCRQTDLLLAAAETGLPVNIKKGQFLAPWDMKNVVTKMEESNNPNILLCERGSTFGYNNMVVDMRSFMEMRKFGYPVVFDVTHAVQRPGGLGTATSGDREYVFPLMRAGLAIGVDAIFAEVHPNPNEAKSDGPNMLFLDDLEEILKVAIKIDDLVKGR, encoded by the coding sequence ATGATAGATAAGGTAAAAGTAGTTAAAGTAGGAGATAAGGTAGAGATTGGAGGAAATAAAAGATTTGCTCTAATAGCTGGACCATGTGTAATAGAATCAGAAGAGTTAGTGATGGAGATAGCTGGAAAAATTAAAGATATATGTGATAGACTAGGAATCCAATATATTTTTAAAGCTTCATTTGATAAGGCTAATAGATCATCAATCCACTCTTTTAGAGGACCTGGATTAGAAAAGGGATTAGAAATATTAAAGAAGGTAAAAGAGAGATACAATCTACCCGTAATAACAGATGTACATGAAACTTGGCAGTGTAAAAAAGTAGCTGAGGTAGTGGATATATTACAGATACCAGCTTTCTTATGCAGACAAACAGATTTACTTTTAGCAGCAGCAGAAACAGGATTACCAGTAAATATTAAAAAGGGACAATTTTTAGCTCCATGGGATATGAAAAATGTTGTAACAAAGATGGAAGAGAGCAATAATCCAAATATATTACTATGTGAGAGAGGAAGTACTTTTGGATATAACAACATGGTAGTAGATATGAGAAGTTTTATGGAAATGAGAAAATTTGGATACCCTGTGGTATTTGATGTAACACATGCGGTACAAAGACCAGGAGGTTTAGGAACAGCAACTTCTGGAGATAGAGAGTATGTATTTCCACTTATGAGAGCTGGACTTGCAATAGGAGTAGATGCAATATTTGCAGAGGTACACCCTAATCCAAATGAAGCTAAATCAGATGGACCAAATATGCTATTCTTAGATGACTTAGAAGAGATATTAAAGGTAGCTATTAAGATAGATGATTTAGTAAAAGGAAGATAG
- the ruvB gene encoding Holliday junction branch migration DNA helicase RuvB: protein MDRVITNQEFENEVEVQKSLRPKSFKEYIGQESLKDKMSIYIEAAKRRGGSVDHILLYGPPGLGKTTLAGVIATEMGANLKITSGPVLERAGDLAAILTSLEENDILFIDEIHRLNNTVEEILYPAMEDGELDIIIGKGPSARSIRIELPNFTLIGATTRAGLLSSPLRDRFGVTHRMEYYTDEELAQIILRGGQILGVGVEKDGALELASRSRGTPRIANRLLKRVRDYCEIRGNGVITKEISMKALDILGIDSVGLDDLDRDIINAIIDNYGGGPVGIETLSLLLGEDRRTLEEVYEPFLVKIGYIKRTNRGRVVTDKAYEHFKIVKEQDK from the coding sequence GTGGATAGAGTAATTACTAATCAAGAGTTTGAAAATGAGGTAGAGGTACAAAAAAGCTTAAGACCTAAGAGCTTTAAGGAGTATATAGGGCAGGAATCATTAAAGGATAAGATGTCAATATATATAGAAGCTGCTAAAAGAAGAGGTGGATCTGTAGATCATATACTATTATATGGACCTCCAGGGTTGGGAAAAACGACTTTAGCTGGAGTAATAGCCACAGAGATGGGAGCAAACTTAAAAATTACTTCTGGCCCTGTTCTTGAAAGAGCTGGGGATTTAGCTGCTATTCTTACCTCTTTAGAGGAGAATGATATACTTTTTATAGATGAGATACATAGGCTGAATAATACTGTTGAGGAGATACTTTATCCAGCAATGGAAGATGGAGAACTAGATATTATAATAGGAAAGGGACCATCAGCTCGTTCTATAAGAATAGAGTTACCTAATTTCACATTGATAGGGGCAACTACAAGGGCTGGACTTTTGAGCTCACCACTTAGAGACAGGTTTGGTGTAACTCATAGGATGGAGTATTATACAGATGAGGAGTTAGCTCAGATAATTCTTAGAGGGGGACAGATATTAGGAGTTGGAGTAGAAAAAGATGGAGCTTTAGAACTTGCTAGTAGAAGTCGTGGAACACCAAGAATAGCAAATCGTCTTTTAAAAAGAGTGAGAGATTATTGTGAGATAAGAGGGAATGGAGTAATTACGAAGGAGATCTCTATGAAAGCTTTGGATATACTAGGGATAGATTCTGTAGGTCTAGATGATTTAGATAGGGATATCATAAATGCAATAATTGATAATTATGGAGGAGGACCTGTAGGAATAGAGACTCTATCTCTTTTATTAGGAGAGGATAGAAGAACTTTAGAGGAGGTCTATGAACCGTTTTTAGTAAAAATTGGGTATATCAAAAGAACTAATAGAGGAAGAGTCGTTACAGATAAAGCCTATGAACATTTTAAGATAGTGAAGGAGCAAGATAAGTAA
- a CDS encoding DUF445 family protein: MIKLVLIVGIGAGIGWITNYVAIKMLFRPYKEINFGLFKIQGLLPKRKHEIGESIAEIIQSELVSLKDIVSSMDKDKLEEKMSEAIDKILEEKLQREITKNFPMIAMFLSSDMLDKIKVIIKNSILENKDKIISMFSDYLEENVDFKGIIVRNVDAFSLEKLEEITYSLAKKEFKHIEVVGAVLGAIIGFAQFIIGMIM, translated from the coding sequence TTGATTAAATTGGTATTGATAGTTGGTATTGGAGCTGGAATTGGTTGGATAACAAACTATGTTGCAATAAAGATGCTATTTAGACCATATAAAGAGATAAATTTTGGATTATTCAAGATACAGGGGTTACTGCCTAAGAGAAAGCATGAGATAGGAGAGAGTATAGCAGAGATAATTCAAAGTGAACTAGTGTCTTTAAAGGATATAGTTTCTTCAATGGATAAAGACAAACTTGAAGAGAAGATGAGTGAAGCTATAGATAAAATCTTAGAAGAGAAGCTTCAAAGAGAGATAACTAAAAACTTTCCAATGATAGCTATGTTTTTAAGTAGTGATATGTTAGATAAGATAAAAGTGATAATAAAAAATTCAATTCTTGAGAATAAAGATAAAATAATCTCAATGTTTTCAGATTACTTAGAGGAGAATGTAGATTTTAAAGGTATCATAGTTAGAAATGTAGATGCTTTTTCCTTGGAGAAACTAGAGGAGATAACATATAGCTTAGCTAAGAAAGAGTTTAAACACATAGAGGTAGTTGGAGCTGTGTTAGGAGCAATAATAGGATTTGCACAGTTTATTATTGGAATGATTATGTAA
- the mtaB gene encoding tRNA (N(6)-L-threonylcarbamoyladenosine(37)-C(2))-methylthiotransferase MtaB, with amino-acid sequence MNFNKRVAFYTLGCKVNQYETESIKNQLIQKGYTEKDFEEEADIYIVNSCTVTSVADRKTRNMLRRAKKVNPHSKVIVTGCYAQTNSKELLEMEDIDYVIGNKYKKGIVNFIEDIENRTLDRLKNDNIFDEYEYTEYEFATLREMSRAYVKIQDGCNNFCSYCKIPFARGRSRSRKRENILKEIEKLVSEGFKEIILIGINLGAYGEDLEEDIDFEDLLEEILQVKGLERVRIGSVYPDKISDRFIELFKYKNLMPHLHISLQSCDDTVLKMMKRKYGSDLIEERLLKLKNSVKGMEYTADIIVGFPGETEEMFQNSYNLIGKIGFSGLHIFQYSDRENTIASRLENKIDAKVKKERADRLEELKKEMSTKARENYIGKELKVLVEEEIDGYLYGYSENYLRVKIKGDKKLVNEIITVKITSLEKELVIADE; translated from the coding sequence ATGAATTTCAATAAAAGAGTAGCCTTTTATACTTTAGGATGTAAAGTAAATCAATATGAGACAGAGAGCATAAAGAATCAACTTATTCAGAAGGGATATACAGAGAAAGATTTTGAAGAGGAAGCAGATATTTATATTGTAAACTCATGTACTGTAACAAGTGTAGCAGATAGAAAAACAAGAAATATGTTGAGAAGAGCTAAGAAGGTAAATCCTCATAGTAAAGTTATAGTTACAGGGTGTTATGCTCAAACAAATAGTAAAGAACTATTAGAGATGGAAGATATAGACTATGTAATTGGGAATAAGTATAAAAAAGGGATTGTTAATTTCATAGAGGATATTGAAAATAGAACTTTAGATAGATTAAAAAATGATAATATATTTGATGAGTATGAGTATACTGAATATGAGTTTGCTACTTTGAGAGAGATGTCAAGAGCTTATGTAAAGATACAAGATGGATGTAATAACTTCTGTTCATATTGTAAAATTCCATTTGCAAGAGGAAGAAGCAGATCAAGAAAGAGAGAGAATATCTTAAAAGAGATTGAGAAACTTGTAAGTGAAGGATTTAAAGAAATAATCCTAATAGGAATAAATTTAGGAGCTTATGGTGAAGATTTAGAAGAGGATATAGACTTTGAAGATTTATTAGAGGAGATTTTACAAGTAAAAGGTTTAGAAAGAGTAAGAATAGGTTCTGTATATCCAGATAAGATATCAGACAGATTTATAGAACTATTTAAATATAAAAATCTTATGCCACATCTTCATATCTCTCTTCAATCATGTGATGATACAGTTTTAAAAATGATGAAGAGAAAATACGGAAGTGATTTAATAGAGGAGAGACTTCTGAAGTTAAAAAATAGTGTAAAAGGAATGGAGTACACAGCTGATATAATTGTTGGTTTCCCTGGAGAAACTGAAGAGATGTTCCAAAATTCTTATAATCTGATAGGAAAAATAGGATTCTCAGGGCTTCATATTTTCCAATACTCTGATAGAGAAAATACTATTGCAAGTAGATTAGAGAATAAGATTGATGCAAAAGTAAAGAAAGAGAGAGCAGATAGATTAGAGGAGCTAAAAAAAGAGATGTCTACTAAGGCGAGGGAGAATTATATAGGTAAAGAGCTAAAGGTTTTAGTAGAGGAAGAGATAGATGGGTATCTGTATGGATATAGTGAGAATTACTTAAGGGTAAAAATAAAAGGGGATAAAAAATTAGTTAATGAGATAATAACAGTAAAAATTACCTCATTGGAGAAGGAGTTGGTGATAGCAGATGAATAG
- a CDS encoding DUF1858 domain-containing protein translates to MVTRDTNILVAVQNYPVIREVFAKYGLGCVGCMIAAGETLGEGISAHGLDADAVIAEINKVIAEKK, encoded by the coding sequence ATGGTAACAAGAGATACAAATATTTTAGTAGCAGTTCAAAACTATCCAGTAATAAGAGAAGTATTTGCAAAATATGGACTTGGATGTGTAGGATGTATGATCGCAGCTGGAGAGACTTTAGGAGAAGGAATATCAGCTCATGGTTTAGATGCTGATGCAGTAATAGCTGAAATCAATAAAGTAATAGCTGAGAAAAAATAG
- a CDS encoding Rrf2 family transcriptional regulator encodes MKISTRVRYGLKALAYIADKSSENKLVRIKEISDEQGVSVQYLEQILFKLKNENIIEGKRGPNGGYRLAKEPKDITLHQLYKILDEEEKVIDCNESEEYKAVCSDGTCSGKCIWGKLDNAMTKILEETTLDEFIKNKDMI; translated from the coding sequence ATGAAGATAAGTACAAGAGTTAGATATGGACTAAAGGCATTAGCATATATAGCTGATAAAAGTAGTGAAAATAAATTAGTTAGAATAAAAGAGATATCTGATGAGCAAGGAGTATCAGTTCAATATTTAGAGCAAATTCTTTTTAAATTGAAAAATGAAAATATAATAGAGGGAAAAAGAGGTCCAAATGGTGGATATAGATTAGCAAAGGAGCCAAAGGATATAACACTTCATCAACTTTATAAAATATTAGATGAAGAGGAAAAGGTAATAGACTGTAACGAGAGTGAAGAGTATAAAGCAGTGTGTAGTGATGGTACTTGTTCTGGAAAATGTATCTGGGGAAAATTAGATAATGCAATGACTAAGATACTTGAGGAAACAACTTTAGATGAATTTATAAAAAATAAAGATATGATATAG
- a CDS encoding uracil-DNA glycosylase: protein MVNLGNDWDEILKGEFDKEYYQSLRKFLISEYRTRVIYPKMENIFSALKLTSYKDTKVLILGQDPYHGPNQAHGLAFSVNPGVKIPPSLLNMYKELRDELGLYIPNNGYLIPWAEQGVLLLNTALTVRAGEANSHSGMGWEIFTDNIIKHLNDREDPVIFVLWGNNARKKKAFINNSQHFVLEGPHPSPLSASRGFFGCGHFKKINEILKNIGKVEINWQIKNL from the coding sequence ATGGTGAATTTGGGAAATGATTGGGATGAGATACTAAAGGGAGAATTTGATAAGGAGTATTATCAAAGTTTAAGAAAGTTTTTAATAAGTGAGTATAGAACAAGAGTTATTTATCCTAAAATGGAGAATATTTTCTCAGCATTAAAGCTTACAAGTTATAAAGATACTAAGGTATTAATTCTAGGGCAGGATCCATACCATGGACCAAATCAGGCTCATGGCCTTGCCTTTTCTGTAAATCCGGGAGTAAAGATACCACCCTCTCTTCTTAATATGTATAAGGAGCTAAGAGATGAATTGGGACTATATATTCCTAATAATGGATATTTAATACCCTGGGCAGAGCAAGGGGTACTTCTTTTAAATACAGCTTTAACAGTAAGAGCTGGAGAGGCTAACTCTCATTCAGGAATGGGATGGGAGATATTTACAGATAATATCATCAAACATTTAAATGATAGAGAAGACCCAGTTATATTTGTATTGTGGGGAAATAATGCTAGGAAAAAGAAAGCTTTTATTAATAATAGTCAACATTTTGTGTTAGAGGGACCACATCCAAGTCCACTCTCTGCAAGTAGAGGTTTTTTTGGTTGTGGACATTTTAAAAAAATAAATGAAATTTTAAAAAATATTGGGAAAGTAGAGATAAATTGGCAAATAAAAAATCTATAA